Genomic segment of Rhodococcus rhodochrous:
TCCGCATCGCGCCGGAACAGGTTGTCGGTGGGCACCCACACGTCGCCCGGTTCGAAGACGCCGCGCATCACACCGGTGATCGCCGAGGTGGCCGGGCCGGGCCGGCCGAGCAGCAACCCGACCTCGCCGACCTGCGCTTCCCGCACGAACCCTCGTTCGTCCTCGACGAGTCGGCCTGCGCCGGCGTCGTAGGCAGCGAGGCGTACGTCTGCGCTCCCGGGCAACGGCCGGCCCTTCGAGCCGATCTTCGAGCCGGAGACGTTCGCGAGTACGACGTTGCCCTCGGTCGACGCGTAGAACTCGAGAACCCGGGCGGGCTCGAACCGGTCGAGGGTGCGGCGCCACAGGCCCGGTGGCATGCCGGAACCGATGAACAACCGGATGGGATGGATGGCGTCGATGTGCAGCGACGGGCTGTCGAGCACCTCACGCATCATCGACCAGGTATAGGTGACGACGGTGACGCCGTAGCGGTGCACTTCGTCGCTGAAGAGCGACGGATTCAACCCGCGCGACAGTGCGATACGCGCCCCGCCCGCGAGCGCCCCGCCGAAACTGACCAGCAGACCGGACGAATGATGCAGGGGCGCAAGGCAGTACATGGTGTCACCGCGGCCGAGCGAGGCGGCGGTGGCGGTACCGAAGGCCGACAGCGCCCACCGGTAGTTGGTGACCCGCCGCACCGCCAGCGTGTCGCCACCACCGGAGAACAGGATGAATGCGAGTTCGCGCGCGAGTCCGGGATCGGGGACGTACCAGCCCGGCAGTTGCACGGAGGAGATGTCGAGTCGTTCGAGATCGACGACGTCGGCGCCGGGCTCGATGTCGAGGTCGCGGACGTCGCCGCCACCGAGGACCAGCACGGGAAGACCGGTCGCGACGGCCGCGTCGAGGTTCTCGGGATCGGCGACGATCTTTTCGACACCACCCAGTCGCACGGCCTCGGCGATGTCCGGTCCTGGCGGGATGAGGACGGAGACGCCGCCGAGGCGGGAGATCGCCGCGACCGCCGCCATCGCGCTGGGGCGCACATCCATGAGGATGCCGACGTGCATCGCGGGACGGATGCCGTTGTCGACGAGTCCGAGGACGATGTTGTCGATCCGCTGGTTCACGGACTCGAAGGTGTAGACCCGGTCCTCGAAGATGAAGCACTCCCGCTTCGGCGACTTGCGGCCGATCTCGGCGAGCAGGCCGCCGACGGAGATACGGGTTCGCGGCTGGATCTGTCCGAGCCGCGCGAGGCGAGGCAATGCCCGTGCCGCTTCGCCGGTGAGATCGCGTGCACCGCGGACGGCACCGACCGCGACCCCGGCGAGCCCCTTGCCGAAATCCGTTCCGACATCGGCGAGGGTCGCGGCGGTGTGCGTGATGCGGGATGCGACCGAGACGCCGGTGCCCTCGTCGGTCGGGTTCGGCACGGCCATCGGCGTGATGCCGACGGGCCGGTCGCCGACGCCCTCGCGCCACTGCACCCATTCCCCGACCGACGGCCACGTCTGCTGGCCGGCGACACTGCCCACGACGAGTCCGAAATGACCTGCGCGCAAGGTGTATTCGTAGACCTCCGCGCGGGG
This window contains:
- a CDS encoding AMP-binding protein, whose translation is MGLDADVVTESVRRLVATAQNGLEVLRFGGLEPGRSSSPYQVVERTSMYRLRRYFPESDTASTGIPIVLVPPMMVSAEVYDVTRDAGAVGSLHEAGLDPWVVDFGSPDQEEGGWKRTLTDHILALDEVVDCVRAYTGRDVHLGGYSQGGMFCYQVAAYRRSRGIASLITFGSPVDTLAALPFGIPEIVATHSADFLADHVFNRLAITGWMARTGFQLLDPVKTLRSRIDFLLQLHDREALLPREPQRRFLDTEGWVAWSGPAVAEVLRQFIAHNRMVSGGFVINDRAVSLAEITCPVLAFVGEVDDIGQPLAVRGIRKAAPRAEVYEYTLRAGHFGLVVGSVAGQQTWPSVGEWVQWREGVGDRPVGITPMAVPNPTDEGTGVSVASRITHTAATLADVGTDFGKGLAGVAVGAVRGARDLTGEAARALPRLARLGQIQPRTRISVGGLLAEIGRKSPKRECFIFEDRVYTFESVNQRIDNIVLGLVDNGIRPAMHVGILMDVRPSAMAAVAAISRLGGVSVLIPPGPDIAEAVRLGGVEKIVADPENLDAAVATGLPVLVLGGGDVRDLDIEPGADVVDLERLDISSVQLPGWYVPDPGLARELAFILFSGGGDTLAVRRVTNYRWALSAFGTATAASLGRGDTMYCLAPLHHSSGLLVSFGGALAGGARIALSRGLNPSLFSDEVHRYGVTVVTYTWSMMREVLDSPSLHIDAIHPIRLFIGSGMPPGLWRRTLDRFEPARVLEFYASTEGNVVLANVSGSKIGSKGRPLPGSADVRLAAYDAGAGRLVEDERGFVREAQVGEVGLLLGRPGPATSAITGVMRGVFEPGDVWVPTDNLFRRDADGDYWLLDSRRTVIPTYHGPVFTQSAADVLESIPRVDLAVAYGISVGGRDIAVAACTLRGNRAPTAAEITAAFDSVPADERPDLVHVVPDIPLGPSYRPSADRLREQGLPVPTVRTWFLNPETGTYKRFTKAVVTAWKAGTAGSPAGAR